One genomic window of Mastomys coucha isolate ucsf_1 unplaced genomic scaffold, UCSF_Mcou_1 pScaffold8, whole genome shotgun sequence includes the following:
- the LOC116083839 gene encoding elongation factor 1-beta-like, giving the protein MSIFYLSLSKKTLRFAGHGLLALFSSALARPLVAAFAMGFGDLKTPASLQVLNDYLADKSYIEGYVPLQADVAVFEAVSSPPPADLCHALCWYNHIKSYEKEKVSLLGVKKSLGKYGPASVEDTTGSGAAEAKDDDDIDLFGSDDEEENEEAKKLESKKAKKPAVVAKSSILLDVKPWDDETDMTKLEECVQSIQADGLVWGSSKLVPVGYGIKKLQIQCVVEDDKVGTDMLEEQITAFEDYVQSMDVAAFNKI; this is encoded by the coding sequence CGCTGGCCACGGGCTTCTGGCGCTCTTTTCCTCCGCTCTTGCTCGGCCCCTGGTTGCAGCCTTTGCCATGGGTTTCGGAGACTTGAAAACCCCTGCCAGCCTCCAGGTGCTCAACGATTACCTGGCGGACAAGAGCTACATTGAGGGGTATGTGCCATTGCAGGCAGATGTGGCAGTATTTGAAGCAGTCTCCAGTCCACCACCTGCTGACCTGTGCCATGCCCTATGTTGGTACAATCACATCAAGTCTTATGAAAAGGAAAAGGTAAGCCTGCTGGGAGTGAAGAAATCTTTGGGCAAGTATGGCCCTGCGAGCGTGGAAGACACCACAGGAAGTGGAGCTGCAGAGGCTAAAGATGATGATGACATTGATCTCTTTGGATCTGACGATGAGGAGGAAAACGAAGAAGCAAAGAAGCTTGAATCAAAGAAAGCTAAAAAGCCTGCAGTTGTTGCCAAGTCTTCCATCTTATTAGATGTGAAGCCTTGGGATGATGAGACAGACATGACAAAACTAGAGGAGTGTGTCCAAAGCATTCAAGCAGACGGCTTGGTGTGGGGCTCCTCTAAGTTGGTTCCAGTGGGATACGGAATTAAAAAGCTTCAAATACAGTGTGTGGTTGAAGATGATAAGGTTGGAACGGATATGCTGGAAGAGCAGATCACTGCTTTCGAGGACTACGTACAGTCCATGGATGTGGCTGcctttaacaaaatttaa